Proteins from a genomic interval of Salinarchaeum sp. Harcht-Bsk1:
- a CDS encoding site-specific integrase, protein MTMDTLDPISPQDALDWYLEHREDDLRTATLRKYESALSIFVDWTDEADIDDMNDVKGRQLMQFKTWRKQEAGLATVSLNGNLAILQRFLRFCENIDAVPEGLAERVPMPNVPEAEEVNYEVPSDEEVEGIKSYSRQFDRASRRHLEFELIAEVGMRLGAVRGMDLEDFDPEEKTIYIRDRPEGTDEYGTPLKNDAKGERIVNVSPELRNLIVAYIDHRRIDVTDQYGREPLFTTSDGRPTKATIRRDFYKMSRPCVYSNECPHDRDIDDCDAATNSKAAECPSRFSTHPLRKWAIMNQLDEGISKELLSDRVDVSVPVLDKHYDHRTEEQKSRRRLEVLEENMQQYAVTDGGQTVDKE, encoded by the coding sequence ATGACGATGGACACACTCGATCCGATCTCACCGCAGGACGCGCTGGACTGGTACCTCGAGCACCGGGAGGACGACCTTCGGACTGCGACGCTCCGGAAGTACGAGTCGGCATTGAGCATCTTCGTCGACTGGACCGACGAGGCCGACATCGACGACATGAACGACGTGAAGGGCCGTCAGCTCATGCAGTTCAAGACGTGGCGGAAGCAGGAGGCCGGTCTGGCGACGGTGTCCCTCAACGGAAACCTCGCGATCCTGCAGCGCTTCCTCCGCTTCTGTGAGAACATCGACGCGGTGCCCGAGGGGCTCGCCGAGCGCGTGCCCATGCCCAACGTACCCGAGGCGGAAGAGGTCAACTACGAGGTGCCGTCCGACGAGGAGGTCGAAGGGATCAAATCGTACTCCCGGCAGTTCGATCGAGCCTCCCGGCGGCACCTCGAATTCGAGCTCATCGCGGAGGTCGGGATGCGGCTGGGCGCCGTTCGGGGCATGGACTTGGAGGACTTCGACCCAGAGGAGAAGACGATCTACATTCGCGATCGGCCGGAGGGGACCGACGAGTATGGAACGCCGCTCAAGAACGACGCCAAGGGCGAGCGGATCGTCAACGTCTCGCCGGAACTGCGAAATCTCATCGTCGCCTACATCGACCATCGTCGGATCGACGTGACCGACCAGTACGGCAGGGAGCCGCTGTTTACGACCTCCGATGGCAGGCCGACGAAAGCAACTATTCGGCGGGACTTCTACAAGATGAGTCGCCCCTGCGTTTACTCGAACGAGTGCCCGCACGATCGGGACATCGATGACTGCGATGCGGCGACGAACTCCAAGGCCGCAGAGTGCCCGTCACGGTTCAGCACGCATCCGCTGCGGAAATGGGCCATCATGAACCAGCTCGACGAGGGGATTTCGAAGGAACTCCTGAGCGATCGCGTCGACGTCTCCGTTCCCGTGCTGGACAAACACTACGACCACCGGACAGAGGAACAGAAATCGCGGCGGAGGCTGGAGGTTCTAGAGGAGAATATGCAGCAGTACGCGGTGACGGATGGCGGCCAAACAGTCGATAAGGAATGA
- a CDS encoding BREX protein BrxB domain-containing protein, which yields MSDSSSSPLRAFKDRLCTFAEGQHGIRNPFVIVAVDPPVEHRTTKRLEEWATGGSEAPAIPDEVTVQPIWLDELLPRTDVYNLLVDLGESLTELEGDASAGERITETMQDQLATELVEEMIEEELSEEQLTSQQHVVLLLNLGSLYPFTRASELLDELDRRNVKSTIGIPFPGDVIGGKLSFFGGDSRHYYPAHQIDRPITEVHLQQ from the coding sequence ATGAGCGACAGCAGTTCCTCGCCGTTGCGAGCGTTCAAGGACCGGCTCTGTACGTTCGCCGAGGGGCAGCACGGGATCCGGAATCCGTTCGTGATCGTTGCCGTCGATCCCCCGGTCGAACACCGCACGACGAAGCGGCTCGAAGAGTGGGCAACTGGCGGATCAGAAGCGCCCGCGATTCCCGACGAGGTCACCGTCCAGCCGATCTGGCTCGACGAGTTGCTCCCCCGCACCGACGTATACAACCTGCTCGTCGACCTCGGCGAGTCACTGACCGAGCTCGAGGGCGACGCTTCTGCGGGCGAGCGAATCACGGAGACGATGCAGGATCAACTCGCCACCGAACTCGTCGAGGAAATGATCGAGGAAGAGCTATCAGAGGAGCAGCTCACGAGTCAGCAACACGTGGTACTCTTGCTCAATCTCGGGAGCCTCTACCCGTTCACGCGAGCGTCGGAACTCCTCGACGAACTCGATCGCCGGAACGTGAAATCCACCATCGGAATTCCGTTCCCGGGCGACGTCATCGGCGGGAAGCTCAGTTTCTTCGGAGGAGACTCCCGTCACTACTACCCGGCGCATCAGATCGATCGGCCGATCACGGAGGTGCATCTCCAGCAATGA
- a CDS encoding site-specific integrase, whose translation MATRNDDLEPIEPRTAQQLFLDHKETHCSDATVQAHRYKTNHFMEWCEENDVDNLNEISGRDVQTYRLWLQEKSDMKKITMRIHMSTMRVFFKWAGSVEAVPENLYDKVMVPSVSREDRKRDETLDTERAEEILEYLSTYEYASDRHVVMALLWNTGIRIGSAKSIDIEDIDFKNGHLELQHRPDEGTELKNGEGGERLIAISSDLAKLFGDYIDDIRIPIEDDHGRRPLLTTRRGRMSRATMRRLVYDVTAPCFFDDPCEDCKADIKGARCGGAVSPHSIRRGSITHYLSEDVPVDVVSERMNVSRKTLEQHYDKRSEEVKVEQRRAHLEEM comes from the coding sequence ATGGCAACCCGAAACGACGACCTCGAACCGATCGAACCGCGCACCGCGCAGCAACTGTTCCTCGACCACAAGGAGACCCACTGCTCCGACGCCACCGTGCAGGCGCATCGCTACAAGACGAACCACTTCATGGAGTGGTGCGAGGAGAACGACGTCGACAACCTCAACGAGATCTCCGGCCGCGACGTGCAGACCTACCGGCTCTGGCTCCAGGAGAAGAGCGATATGAAGAAGATCACCATGCGGATCCATATGTCGACGATGCGCGTCTTCTTCAAGTGGGCCGGGAGCGTCGAAGCGGTCCCCGAGAACCTCTACGACAAGGTGATGGTCCCGAGCGTCAGCCGGGAGGATCGCAAGCGCGACGAGACGCTGGACACCGAACGAGCCGAGGAGATCCTCGAGTACCTCTCGACGTACGAGTACGCCTCGGACAGGCACGTCGTCATGGCGCTGCTCTGGAACACCGGCATCCGCATCGGCTCGGCGAAGTCGATAGATATCGAGGATATCGACTTCAAGAACGGACACCTGGAACTGCAGCATCGGCCCGATGAGGGGACCGAGCTGAAGAACGGGGAAGGCGGCGAGCGGCTGATTGCAATCTCCTCTGACCTCGCGAAGCTGTTCGGGGACTACATCGACGACATTCGGATTCCGATCGAGGACGATCACGGCCGACGGCCGCTGCTGACGACGCGACGCGGCCGCATGTCGCGGGCCACGATGCGCCGGCTCGTGTACGACGTCACGGCCCCGTGCTTCTTCGACGACCCGTGTGAGGATTGCAAGGCGGACATCAAAGGCGCTCGTTGTGGCGGCGCAGTCAGTCCCCACTCGATCAGGCGCGGCAGCATCACGCACTACCTCTCCGAGGACGTGCCGGTCGACGTGGTGAGTGAGCGGATGAACGTCAGCAGGAAGACGCTGGAGCAGCACTACGACAAGCGTTCAGAGGAGGTGAAGGTCGAGCAGCGGCGGGCGCATCTCGAAGAAATGTGA
- a CDS encoding BrxA family protein gives MEVHPDGGSPLLPSSSRQISAGDVTMDLTMCGLLVDRTEELARLYREHGSWNQVKQVWFDEWRSNRSTRGSAQKIFRVLTSRLQNPPGSLPAPSELPDVLDACATTRDKAQVVYLYLVADDPLVRYVVEAYSRYLTEDVTNSLDFSNSTLTEVLDRLEYEDGSSFDYADSTTVRWCEGFRSVMREIGVLEDQQAVTGSSPSTGDVPLLVAMGYSYEEGGDDWLECPIGLCYLFQAGSRWEEQFDRVGATDDWEFVELHGSLELRPVDGTYDWVGGGD, from the coding sequence ATGGAGGTCCATCCGGATGGCGGTTCACCACTACTGCCCTCCTCTTCTCGCCAGATCTCAGCCGGTGACGTGACGATGGATCTGACGATGTGCGGTCTACTCGTCGATCGCACGGAGGAGCTCGCGCGACTCTATCGGGAACACGGTAGCTGGAATCAGGTCAAGCAGGTCTGGTTCGACGAATGGCGCTCGAATCGTAGCACACGCGGGAGCGCTCAGAAGATTTTCCGCGTACTGACGTCTCGTTTGCAGAATCCGCCGGGGAGTCTCCCCGCACCGAGTGAGCTTCCCGACGTGCTCGATGCCTGTGCAACTACACGTGACAAAGCGCAGGTCGTCTACCTCTATCTCGTCGCCGACGATCCCCTCGTTCGCTACGTCGTCGAAGCGTACAGCCGCTATCTCACGGAAGACGTCACGAATTCTCTCGACTTCTCGAATTCCACACTGACCGAGGTTCTCGATCGACTCGAGTACGAGGATGGATCCAGTTTCGATTACGCAGATTCGACGACGGTACGTTGGTGTGAAGGGTTCCGCTCCGTGATGCGGGAGATCGGTGTCCTCGAAGATCAACAGGCCGTCACTGGCTCTTCCCCATCCACTGGCGACGTGCCGCTCCTCGTTGCGATGGGATACTCCTACGAGGAAGGCGGGGACGATTGGCTGGAATGCCCGATCGGGCTCTGCTATCTGTTTCAAGCGGGTAGCCGATGGGAGGAACAGTTCGACAGAGTCGGAGCGACAGACGACTGGGAGTTCGTCGAGTTACACGGATCGCTCGAGCTTCGACCCGTCGACGGAACGTACGATTGGGTTGGGGGTGGTGACTGA